The following is a genomic window from Pseudomonas promysalinigenes.
ACCGCCCCTCGCTGGCGCTGTACATCACAAATGCCTCGCCGTCGAAATCGCTCGGCCTGAGCTGCTTGCGCGCCGCCAATGGGTGCCCGGCGGGCAGGGCAGCGAGGAACGGTTCGCGGTGGATCGGCAGGTATTGCACGCGGGCGCTTGGCAACACCTGGCGTACCAGGCCGACATCGATCAGGCCCGCTTCAAGGTCATGCACCTGGGTGGCCGACACCCGTTCGCGCAGCACCAGTTCGATGTCAGGCAAGGTGTGCCCGGCATGCACCAGCAAGCGCGGGATCATGCTGTAGGCGCCCACGGCAGTGAAGCCCAAGGTCAGTCTGCCTGCTTCGCCATGGGCGATACGCCGCGCCGACTGGCTGGCCGATTCAGCTACCTGCAGGATGCGCCGGGCATCCTGCAAAAAACTTTGCCCTGCCAGGGTCAGCCGCGCCTGGCGGTTATTGCGTTCAAGCAACAGCACGCCAAGAGAGTGCTCCAGCAATTGGATCTGCCGGCTCAGCGGGGGCTGGGTCATGTGCAGGCGTGTGGCGGCGCGGCCGAAGTGCAGCTCCTCAGCGACAGCGACGAAACAGCGCAGTTGGTGCAGCTCCATGATTCAATTCCTGAATTATTCGATCCAGTATCTATATTAGACCTGTATCAAATACGGGCCTAGCATCGAGTCATGTCTTCGAACTGCCGGAAGCCCAGCATGCACAACACTCCCATCGACATACTGCTGACCCAGCCTGTGCCAGAGGCCATCGATGCCGAGCTGGTCAGCCGCTACCACGTGCACCGCCTGTACCAGTACGAACAACCGCAACAGTTGCTCGCCGAGGTTGGCCCGCGCATTCGCGGCGTAGTCACAGGTGGCGCCAAGGGCCTGTCGAATGCGTTGATGGACCAATTGCCGGCTCTTGAAATCATTGCCATCAGCGGCATCGGTACCGACGCCGTAGACCTGCACCATGCGGCTGGCCGCGGCGTTCAGGTCACCACCACGCCGGGCGTGCTGACCGCCGATGTAGCCGACCTTGCCATGGGCCTGATCATCAGTAGCTTGCGCCGCCTGGGCGAAGGTGAGCGGCTGGTACGCGACGGGTTGTGGGGCACGGTCAACTTGCCCCTGGCGCGCAAGGTCAGTGGTATCGAGTTGGGCATCGTCGGCCTGGGCGAGGTTGGCAAGGCCATCGCACGGCGCGCAGCGGCATTCGACATGGCCATTGCCTACAACGGGCGGCGCGAGCAGCCAGAAAGCGGCTACCGCTATGAGCCTGACCTGGTGGCCTTGGCACGCTCGGTGGATGTGTTGGTGGTCGCGGCGTCTGCCGATGGCGGGCAGGTGCTGGTGACGGCCGAGGTGCTCGATGCACTGGGGCCGCAGGGTCATCTGATCAATGTGGCGCGCGGCAAGCTGGTGGATGAGCAGGCGCTGGTGGATGCCTTGCGTGAACAGCGCATCGCCGGGGCCGGGCTGGACGTATTCGTCGACGAACCCAACGTGCCCCCGGCGCTACGTGACCTCAATCAGGTGGCGCTGCAGCCGCATCGTGGCAGTGCCACGCTGCAGACCCGGCTGGAAATGGGCCGCATGGTGTTGAACAACCTAGAAGCCTGTTTCCGTGGCGAGGCGCCGCCGAACCGCGTCACCGGGCGTTAGGGCCTCTTCGCGGCTATAGCCGCGCCACGGTAAGTGCGCAGATGCTGAAAACGGCGCAGGCCATAGGGCTGGGTTCACCCGCGAAGCAGGCAGCACAGGCAACACAAGGCCCACGGGCCATACCTTCACACAAGAACAAACGCTTCCCACGAGAAGCAAGAGGGGCCAAATGAACAGCAAATCCGCCGTCGCCGCATCGCAGGCCGGGGCCGGGATCGGTCGCCATCGCTTCCTGGTCCTGGCGCTGATCTTCGTCATCACCGTCATCAACTACGCCGACCGCGCCACGTTGTCGATCACCGGCACCGAGGTGCTCAAAGACCTTGGCCTCGACCCGGTGATGCTGGGCATGGTGTTCTCCGCCTTCGCTTGGGCCTACGCCCTGGGCCAGGTGCCGGGGGGCTGGCTACTCGACCGCTTCGGCGCGCGCCGGGTGTATGGCATCAGCCTGATCCTCTGGTCCCTGTTCACCCTGCTGCAAGGCACCGTCGGCTGGCTGGGCCTGGCGGGCGTGTCGGCGGCCGTGGCGCTGTTTTCTATGCGCTTCATGCTCGGGTTGGTGGAGTCGCCAGCGTTTCCGGCCAATTCGCGCATCGTCAGTTGCTGGTTCCCCACCCGTGAGCGCGGCACTGCGTCGGCTTTGTTCAATTCCGCGCAATACATGGCCGTAGTGGTGTTCGCACCGTTGATGGCGTGGATGACTCACACCCTGAGCTGGGAGCAGGTGTTCATCTGGATGGGCGTACTGGGGCTTGTGCTCAGCGTGGTGTGGTTCCGCTTGTATCACGAGCCCCACAGCGCACCGGGGCTCAGCCGCGAAGAGCTGGATTACATGCGCGAAGGCGGGGCCCTGGTGGACCTTGAAAAGGAACGTAAGACGGCCAAGAGCAAACCGACCCGCGCCGAAGTCGCCCAGCTGTTCACCAGCCGTAACCTGTGGGCGGTGTACATGGGCCAGTACTGCATCACCGCGCTCACTTACTTCTTCATCACCTGGTTCCCGATCTACCTGATCAAAGGCCGTGGTATGACCATCATGGAGGCCGGCTGGGTCGCCGCATTGCCAGCCATCTGCGGCTTTACCGGCGGGATTCTCGGTGGTTTCGTCTCCGACTACCTGATTCGCCGTGGTGTGCACCCGTCCAAAGCGCGCAAGACGCCCTTCGTGATCGGTATGGCGCTGTCCACCACGCTGGTGCTGGCCAATTATGTGGATGGCAACGCCGCGGTCATCGCCCTGATGACCCTGGCCTTCTTCGGCAAAGGGCTGGCGGCCGTGGGCTGGGCGGTGCTGTCGGATGTGGCACCGAAGAAGATGGTCGGCCTGTGCGGCGGTGTCTTCAACGGCATTGGCAACATCGCCGGTATCGTCACCCCGCTGGTGATCGGCTACGTGGTCGCCAGCACTGGCTCGTTCCACAACGCACTCTGGTTCGTGGCCGCCCATGGCGTGCTGGGGATCTTCGCTTACCTGTTGCTGGCCAAACGCTTCGAGCGTACTGGGCAGGCGTAGGCAGACGCCTGAGCAACAGAGGCCCCGGGATACCGGGGCTTTTTTTTGCCTGGGCGCACACATCCAAATGAAAACCGAAAGCCCCGGGTGGCAGCGTTGGCGCGATTGGACAGGCCATGGGCGACATTTGGCGTTTCTGGAAATCCGCTGTCGTGATCGAACAGTTCTGAGGCGTTCTCGTGTAATTTCCCACAGCCTTGCGGGGCTTAAATGAAGCCCGAACCTCACCAGCAGCTTGCTCAGTGACCTGTGCCCAATACCAACAAACAAGCACCTGTATCCTGTCGACTTATTGATTTGAAAGGAGATATTTTCGCCTCCCTCTGCCCGCCCTTCCTTGTGTCAGCAAAAAGAGAACAAGATCAATGAACACCGTGGGATCCGATGGCAACCTCGCGCAAGGTTTCAAGCCACGTCATGTAACGATGCTGTCCATTGCGGGCATTATCGGTGCCGGACTGTTCGTAGGTTCCGGGCACGCCATCGCGGTGGCCGGGCCAGCTACCATTCTTTCGTATTTCGTCGCCGGGACCTTGGTGGTGCTGGTGATGCGCATGCTCGGCGAAATGGCCGTCGCACACCCAGACACTGGGTCGTTCTCCACTTACGCAGACCAGGCCATCGGCCGTTGGGCCGGCTATACCATCGGCTGGCTGTACTGGTGGTTCTGGGTGCTGGTGATCCCCATCGAGGCGCTGGCGGCAGGGCATGTGCTCAACGCCTGGTTCCCCGATATCCCCAGCTGGATCTTCGCCCTGGCCTCGGTGCTGCTGCTGGCAGGCACCAACCTGTTCAGCGTGGCCAAGTACGGTGAGTTCGAGTTCTGGTTCGCCATTATGAAGGTCACGGCGATTCTCGGCTTCATCGGCTTGGGCTTCGCCGCGCTGATGGGCTGGCTGCCCAACCGTGAGGTCAGCGGTTTGAGCACGCTGATGGCCGAGCACGGCGGCTTCGCGCCCAACGGCTGGTCGGCGGTGGTTGGCGCCTTCATCACCGTGATGTTCAGCTTCATCGGCACCGAGGCGGTGACCATCGCGGCGTCCGAATCCAGCGACCCCTCGCGCAACATCGCCAAGGCCACCCGTTCGGTGATCTGGCGGATCAGCACTTTCTATATTCTGTCGATCTTCGTGATCATTTCCGTGGTGCCGTGGAACGACCCACAACTGGCAGTGGTGGGTTCGTACCAGCGTGCACTGGAAATCATGAACATCCCCAGCGCCGGCTTCATGGTGGACCTGGTGGTGCTGGTGGCCGTGACCAGCTGCATGAACTCGTCGATCTACATCGCCTCGCGCATGATGTACTCACTGGCCAAGCGCGGTGATGCACCGGCGTTCCTCAACAAGACCTCCAAAGTGGGTGTGCCCCGTGCGGCGGTGTTTGGTAGCACCTTGATCGGCGCCGCCATCGCCATCCTCAACTACTTCGCACCCAAGGGCGTATTCGAGTTCCTGCTGGCCAGCTCCGGCGCCATTGCGCTGCTGGTGTACCTGGTTATCGCCATCTCCCAGTTACGCATGCGCCGCCGCCTGGAGCGCGAGAACACCGAGTTGAAATTCCGCATGTGGCTGTTCCCGTACCTGACGTGGGCGGTGATCATCTTCATCGCTGGCGCATTGGCGGTGATGATGTTCACGCCCGAGCACCGCGCAGAAGTGAGTTCGACCCTGGGCCTGGCGATCGTGATTTCCTTCCTGGGCATCGTCACCTCACGAGGCCATGCGCAGGCGGTTGGTGTGCGGTCGATGGGGTGATGCGAGTGAACGTGCAGTAACGAAAAACGCCCTCGAACGGGCGGTGCCAGTTAGTCGAGCCAATTGGTGCAACTAACTGGCACTGCCCTGTTGAGGTGTTTTGCAGTTTTTGGGGCCCCGCAATGGGGCCTTCATTGCAAACGCCGCGCAGTTGTGGCTCATTGCAACTATCTTTTCTATTCTCCACAACTATTTGTAAGGGCAGATGTCATTTCTGCAGGCCGGCGGACACCTGGGGATGCCGGCCTTAACGCATAGGAGCGAGAAGCATATGGCAGCACTGCACGGCGGCACGTTGGAAGCGATCACCACCCATCAGGCACAGCTGCTAAATGAGTGGACTGCAAGCCTCGAAGCCAGCGGCGCCACCCGTAATATCAAGGAACAGCTACTCGCCCAGGAAACCCGCGAATTTCTGCAGGCGCTGATCAATGGCCTGCAATCGCAAAGCGGCAGCGACCTGAACGCTGCCGGTTGGGACGAAGCCCGGCGGTTCCTGGAGAAACTGTCCGCCAGCCGCGCCCAGTTAGGCCATGACTCCCACCAAACCGTCTACTTCATTTTCGCCCTCAAAGGGCCGCTGTTCGGCTTGCTACAGGCGCACTACAGCGCTAACCCTACGCAGTTGGCCGAACAGCAATGGGTGCTTTCCGAGCTGATTGACAGCATGGGCATGCACACCATGCGTACCTTCCAGAGAACCCGCGAAGCCGTGATCAAACGCCAGCAGGAAGAGCTGCTGGAGTTGTCCACGCCTGTGGTCAAACTGTGGGACGGCGTGCTGGCGTTGCCGCTGATCGGCACGCTGGATTCGCAACGCAGCCAGACCGTGATGGAATCGTTGCTGCAGCGCATCGTCGATACCGGTTCGGAAATCGCCATCATCGACATCACCGGCGTGCCCACCGTCGACACGCTGGTGGCCCAGCACCTGCTGAAAACCGTTACCGCGATCCGCCTGATGGGCGCCGATTGCATCATCAGCGGCATACGCCCACAGATCGCCCAGACCATCGTGCACCTGGGGCTGGACCTTGGCACCCTGACCACCAAGGCCAACCTTGCCGACGCCTTGAAGCTGGCCCTGTCGCGTATGGGTGTGAGCCTGGCCGAGCAGGTATAAGCCATGGAACGCATCCCGATTCTGCAAATGGGCGAATACCTGTTAGTGACCATTCAGGTCGACATGTATGACGAACTGGCCATGCGCTTGCAGGACGATTTGACCGACCGCATCAGCAGCACCTCGGCCCGTGGGCTGTTGATCGACATTTCTGCACTGGACATGGTCGACTCGTTCATCGGCCGGATGATCGCCGACATCGCCAGCCTGTCGCGGCTGATGGATGCCCAGGTGATGCTGGTGGGCATGCAACCGGCAGTGGCCATCACCCTGGTCGAGCTGGGCCTGACCTTGCCGGGTGTCAGCACCGCGCTGAACGTCGAACGCGGCATGCAGCGCTTGAGCCAGACAGTGAGGCGCACATGAACGCCGAGCAAAGTGGCACCTTGCCGGTGCGTATCGAGCAGGATGTGGTGCTGGCTCGCCAGCTCACCCGCAAGCTTGCCGGTGAGTGCGGCATGCGCCTGGTCGACCTGACCAAACTGGTCACCGCCGTCAGCGAACTGGCGCGTAACACCGTGGTGTATGGCGGCGGCGGCGACATGGACTGGCAAATACTGCAAGAGCCGGGGCGCACCGGCCTGCGCCTGGTGTTCCGCGATGAGGGCCCCGGCATTCCCGACATCAAGCTGGCCCTGACCGATGGCTGGACCTCCGGCAACGGCCTGGGCCTTGGCCTGACCGGCGCCCGGCGGCTGGTGGATGAGTTCGAACTGGATACCGCACCCGGCCAGGGCACACGGGTGACGATCACGCGATGGGCATAAGCATTCAAGGCAGCTGTACGCTAGTGCTGCCCCTCGAAGACAGCAGCCAGATTGGCCATGCCCGGCGCACGGCGCAAAAAATGGCGCAGCATCACGGTTTCGACGATGAAGACGCTGGGCGTGTGGCCTTGCTGGCTACAGAGCTGTGCAGCAACGTGCTCAAGCACGCCCAGCGCGGCGAGCTGCACCTGCGAGCGCTGCCAGTCGCCAACGGGGTTGGTATCGAACTGCTGGCCGTGGACCGCGCCCAGGGTTTCGATGCCACAGCTTGCCTGGCAGACGGGTTTTCCACGGGCGGCACCCAAGGCATCGGCCTTGGCGCCATCGCGCGCCTGGCCCAGGTGTTCGATGTGTACACCGACCAGCGCGGCTCGGTGATTCTGGCGCGGGTTTACCCACGCAACAGCGCCTGTGCTGACCTGCGCATCGGCGTCAGTCACCATGCCCTGCACGATGACCCGGCCTGCGGTGACACCTGGCACGTGGCGATCGATGGCAACCGTCTCAGCGCCCTGATGGTGGACGGCCTGGGTCACGGCCCGGACGCCGAAGCGGCAGCCCACGCAGGCGCCCAGGCTTTCGCCGCCGACCCGTTCGTAACCCCGTTGCTGCTGATCGAGCGCCTGCACCAGGCAATGGCCGGCACCCGCGGCGGCGCTGTGGCCATTGCCCAGCACGACGCCAACCACAGCCGCTTGACCTTCACCGGCATCGGCAACATCGGCGGGAGCCTGGTTGGCGGTGTGCACGCCCGTGGCCTGGCCTCACACCCAGGCATCGTCGGTAATCAGTACCGCAAGGCACAGGCGTTCGACTACGCTCAGGTGAACGGCAATTTGCTGATTATGTACAGTGACGGCTTGCAGTCGCGCTGGAAACTCGACGACTACCCTGGCCTGGTGCATCGCCACCCGGCCGTCATCGCGACCGTGCTGCACCGTGATTTCTGCCGTGGGCGGGATGATGTAGCAGTGCTGGTCGTCGACCTGGAGCCCACCTATGGCTGAACCCGCTACCGACCAGGCGGCATTGGTTGCCAGCCTGCAAGCCGAAAACGAAGCGCTGCGCGCCGAGCTGGAAGAAACCAACCAAGGCGTGCTGGCGCTGTATGCCGAGCTGGACATTCAGGCCCAGCAGCTGCGCCAGGCCTCTGACCTGAAGAGCCGCTTCTTGTCTTACATGAGCCACGAGTTCCGCACACCGCTGGGCTCGATCCTGAGCATCACCAGCCTGTTGGCCGATGAGCTGGACGGCCCTTTGTCCGAAGAGCAGCACCGCCAGGTTGCATTCGTCAGCACTGCCACCCGCGAGCTGTCGGACATGGTCGACGACCTGCTGGACCTGGCCAAGATCGAGGCCGGGCGCATTTCCATCTCCCCAGCCTGGTTTGACATGCTCGACCTGTTCGCCGCCCTGCGCGGCATGTTCCGCCCCATCGTCGAAGGCGGTGCGGTGGACCTGATTTTCGAAGAGCCGGTAGGCCTGCCCAGGCTCTACACCGACGACAAGAAGCTGGCGCAGATACTGCGCAATTTCGTTTCCAACGCGTTGAAGTTCACCTCCCGTGGCGAGGTGCGCGTATCGGCTCAGTTGCAGGGTGAAGACAAGATCCGCTTCGCCGTCAGCGACACCGGCATCGGCATACCTGAAGAGCTGCTCGGGAGCCTGTTCGAGGACTTCGCCCAGGTCGATTCGCCGCTGCAGAAGCGCCTGCGCGGCACCGGGCTGGGCCTGTCGCTGTGCAAACGCTTCGCCATTTTGCTCGGCGGTGAAGTGGGCGTGACCAGCGAGCCAGGAGTCGGCTCGTGCTTCCATGTGACCATCCCGCTGGCACTGGCCCAGGAGAATGCCGATGAGAGCTGACCTGCGCCTGCTGATCGTCGATGACAACGCAGCCACCCGCTATGCCTTGCGCCGACGCTTGACTGCGCAGGGTTACCAAGTGCTCGAAGCCGGCACCGGCGGCGAGGGGCTGGCGTTGATCGGTGAGCAGCACCTGGACGCGCTGATCCTCGACGTCAACCTGCCCGACATGAGCGGCTTCGATGTGGTGCGCCTGCTGCGCGACAACGAACGCACCGCCTTGCTGCCAGTGATTCACGTGTCGGCGGCGTCGATCCAGAGCGGTGACATCATCACCGGCCTGAACGCCGGCGCCGATGCCTACCTGATCCACCCAGTGGACCCGGACGTGTTGCTGGCCACCCTGCGTACCTTGCTGCGGGTGCGTGACAGCGAACGGGCACTGCGTGAAAGCGAAGCGCGCTTCCAGGAAATTTTCCGCAGCGTGTCGGCGCCGATCGCCGTGCTCGATGCCGAGCTCAGGGTGCATGAGTGCAACCATGCCTTTTCCCAGCTGGTACAAGACAACCACCAGCCCGATTACCTGCGCGACTGCTTTGCCCCGCAGCAGGATGCGGCACTGTGCGAACTGCGCGAGCACATCGGCGCAGGTGCGCGCTGGAAAGGCCAACTGGGCATGCTGGTGAACGGCCAGCCCCGCGACACCGAGTGGCAACTGTCACCCTACCGCACGCCTGGCCTGTGCCTGGTGTTCGTCGAAGATGTGACCGAGCACCGCCACCGCGAGCGCTTTCACCTGGCCCGCCTGGACGACGCCACCAACCAGCTGGCCAAAGAGGTGGCGGAACGCGCCCGCACCGAAGCCTTGCTGCTGCAACTGCAGAAGATGGATGCCTTGGGCAGCCTTACCGGCGGCATCGCCCATGACTTCAACAACCTGCTGACCGGTGTGATCACCAGCCTGGAGCTGATTCGCAAACGGGTTACCGAGGGCCGCACGGAAAAGGTCCCCAAGTACATCGAAGCGGCGCTGAGCTCAGCCAGCAGCGCCGCCGCGCTGACCCATCGCCTGCTGGCCTTCGCCCGCAAGCAGCCGCTGGACACCCGCCCGGTGGACGTCAACCAGCACGTGCATTCCCTGGAAGACTTGCTGACCCGCACCATTGGCGAACGCATCACCCTGATTCTCGAGCTTTCCAGCTCATCCACCATCGCCCTGGTGGACCCGGTGCAACTGGAAAGCGCCGTGCTCAACCTAGTGATCAACGCCCGCGATGCCTTGCCCAAGGGCGGACATATCTGGGTGTCGACCTGCATGGCACAGGTTTACGGCGACCTGAACCTGCGCGACGGGGCCTATATTGCGGTCACCGTCCGTGACGACGGCTGCGGCATCGAGCCTGAGCTGCTGGAAAAGGTCTTCGACCCATTCTTCACCACCAAGCCGGTGGGGCAGGGCACCGGGCTTGGCCTGTCGACCATCTACGGCTTCGCCCGCCAGTCGGGTGGGCATGTGGCGCTGCGCAGCGTGCCGGGCGAGGGCACCGAAGTCACCCTGATGCTGCCCGCCACCCAATCCGCCGCCACGGCCCCACACCGCGAAGCCACCGAAGACGCGCAAGGCAATGGTGAGCATGTGCTGATCGTCGAGGACATGGCCTCGGTGCGCGTATCGGTGGCCGAGGCCCTGACCGATGCCGGTTACCGGTGCACCCTGGCATCAACTGTGGATGAGGCACTGCAGCACCTGCGCCAGGAGCCTGGCCCAGACCTGCTGCTGACCGACGTAGGCTTGCCCACCCTGAGCGGCCGCGAACTCGCGGACTTGGCCCGCGCTTGCCGGCCCGCGCTGCCGGTGGTGTTCATGACCGGCTACGCCGACGAAGCGCGTGACCGCCAGGCGTTCTTGGGCGAGGGCATGGATATGCTGGTAAAACCCTTCCGCCTGAGCGAATTGCTGGGCACGGTGCGCCGAGCGATTGGGGCTGAGCGCCAGTAATCCCCGGAACTGAGCAAGCTCGGCTAGGCTTTCCCGCCCCGGGGTGGGCGATGCACCATACTGGACGCCTTCCTGGACGCCGGCTTGGACAGCCCCGCCTTTCGCAGTAATGCTGTTCACTTAAGCATTTGAGTCCAGGCTTGGGGTCGAAAAAATCCGATATCAGTGATCTAGTGTCGGGTTTTTTTGGGGTTCAATTTGAGCCTTTTGGCGCCTGTGAGATCGAGCGCCGCCCGCGCGGCGCATCGCGAGCTGCGCTCGCTCCTACGTTTGTTTCGGGCCAGTAACGCCTGTGGCAGGCGCGCGCGACCGCCTGGGTCATACGACGCGATACCGCGCCATGCACAAAGGCGTCCGCGCGCAAATCCCACAGGACTAATTGGCCCGAAACAAACGTAGGAGCGAGCGCAGCTCGCGATGCGCCGCGTGGGCGGCGCTCGATCTGCGCTCCACCGAAGAGCTCACGCCAAGCCTCTAGGCCCAAGTAAACAGCACTACGCCTTTCGCAGAGACTTCGGCATGGCCCCCAGCACGTTCAGGCAAAAGCCGAACTGGCAGACCTGGCATGCGGTTTTCAGCATTCCTCATTTCACCAGGAGCATTACCATGCACGTTCGTATCGTCGACTTTGCCCAAGTGCGCGTCGCCGCACTGGAACACCAAGGCCCGCCTGCACAGCTGGACCAGACCGTGGAGCAGTTCATTCAGTGGCGGATGGCCAGTGGGCAGTCGCCAGTGGGTGAAAGTCGCACCTTCGGCATTCCCTACGGCAACCCGGATACCACGCCAGCCCAGGGGTTTCGCTTTGATATCTGTGGCGAGATAAAGGGGGACGTGGCGCCCAATGACTATGGAACCCGCAAAGGCCGGTGGAGGAGTGGGAGACGGATATTTATGTGCCGTTGAGGTAGAGCGAGGGCGGGCCACTCCCGTGGTGAATTGTGGGAGTGGCCTCGGTTTATGGGTGTTTCGCCATGCCGAGTTCGGCATCGTCCAGTAGCGCTTTGGCCAGCGCGCTGAGGTAGTAAGAGGCCCAGAGGAGTTGCGGTTTGTCTTCCATCAAGCCGTCGATGCTCAGGTCCCGGACGTAACCCATCAGTTCGGAGGCCTGCTCCCGGGCTGCCTGGCACGGGATGCCGGCTTCTACGCGGAACAGGGGGTAGGTCTGGTTTTCACCTTGAAAGAAGGTCGTTTTGCCGACGGTGAAGCGGGTTTCTTCAATGGTCATTGAGTGATCTCCCTGAAATGGAAACGTACCGAGGCTGGCCCTATCGGCGATAAGCCGTGCAGCCCAAGTGGCGCGTGATGCGAATCAACCCCGCGTTGTTGGGGCGGTTGGCTTTTGCACTTCGGCAAGCGCCGCTTCGAGCAAAATTTTTTAGGCATTCGACTTGTGCATCGAAGTCATGATCAAAAACGACAAAGGGGCTTGGGCAGCATCAGCATCGGCTGTTGGGCGACGGGTTCTGCGTTTCGGGCATAACCGGCGGCCATCATCAGCGTGTCTTCGAGGGAATGGTGAAGGTGAGGTGGGTCGGGCACGATCTTCAACATGATTGCTTCCATTTCAGGGCCGGCACCTTCTGCTGTCAAACAGAGGGTGGCAGCTGTACGTGGGTTGACAGACCGGCGGAAACAACAAGCTCCGGCGCACGCAAGCGTGCCCGCACGTACAGCCGCCATTAAGGCGAACCGCTTTGTTGTTTACCGTTGCGACCTGTCAAAGTCATGCCGTTCGAGTTGACGGCTGGGTGAGACTAGAAGGGTGCGGGGATGGTCGCAACGGGAAACTGGGGTGGGGAGTATCTTTGGGAAATGGACTACAGGGAAGGGGGGAAATCTGAGGGGGGTGATGGGTTTCGAAACAATTTGTGAGGGCGGGGAGTTGAGAGGGGGCGTCAATGACGATTCAGGATATTTGGCTGTGGACTTGGGTGGTCCGGGACTTTGGGTGGTCCGGGGTGATTTGGATAGGGTCGTTAACCTTATGATGCACAACATTTATATATATTCCGATTTTTAGTTGGGATGCCAATTGGAATACAGCACTCCACTTGAACGGCCGTGTGCATGCAATCTGACCAGCACGCTTTTAACCATGATTGGTATTGAGCTGTCCATACATGGCAGTGGCGGGAGGCACAGATCGGCCAGAAGAACTCATTGAAAAGTGGTTGCCAAGCCAGAGTCGATTCAGTGGGTTGAGACGTTGTCCAGGGAAAACCGCACACGGGCGGTCAGTGGTGCGTGTGCGTCTTCTCTTGCCACCTTGGACTTCATTCAACATAATCGCCAGACAACCCTTCGCAGCTTAGTGAATGAGGCGAATCTCACGAGGCCTCTCCGTCACTGATTCCATGCAAGTGAGGCGGGAGTTCGTCATTTATCAAGGATACGAATGTGACTATTCGGAACGTCGACCAGGATCAGTTTGTTGAGATCCTCCAATCCAAGCTGTCGGTGCGCTCTCCAGTCAAGAGTATCGAACGTTTGTTCGGGAGAGACAAAGAGCTGGAGTTGGTGGAGGAGGCCCTATTTGACCAGTGCGGGCACGTCTTCATCTATGGCGATCGCGGTGTAGGAAAGTCATCCCTAGCGGCGTCGGTGGCCGCGCAATACCAGAGTAGCGACAACGAGCCGATTCAAATCCCGTGCGGCAAGGATACCTGTTTTTATAAAACCATTGAAGAGATCTCCGAGCGAATTCTGCGTCGCGCAGGTGGTCGGCGAGACCTGGAGTACACCCAT
Proteins encoded in this region:
- a CDS encoding LysR substrate-binding domain-containing protein; translation: MELHQLRCFVAVAEELHFGRAATRLHMTQPPLSRQIQLLEHSLGVLLLERNNRQARLTLAGQSFLQDARRILQVAESASQSARRIAHGEAGRLTLGFTAVGAYSMIPRLLVHAGHTLPDIELVLRERVSATQVHDLEAGLIDVGLVRQVLPSARVQYLPIHREPFLAALPAGHPLAARKQLRPSDFDGEAFVMYSASEGRYFHDRIANLFAQYGVQPHYLHQLGQTHSILGLVNVGLGCAVVPASAQALRLEQVVFKPLEGMEQQAEIFLAFCRDNPNPVLEGFVEMARVFFEAG
- a CDS encoding 2-hydroxyacid dehydrogenase, which translates into the protein MHNTPIDILLTQPVPEAIDAELVSRYHVHRLYQYEQPQQLLAEVGPRIRGVVTGGAKGLSNALMDQLPALEIIAISGIGTDAVDLHHAAGRGVQVTTTPGVLTADVADLAMGLIISSLRRLGEGERLVRDGLWGTVNLPLARKVSGIELGIVGLGEVGKAIARRAAAFDMAIAYNGRREQPESGYRYEPDLVALARSVDVLVVAASADGGQVLVTAEVLDALGPQGHLINVARGKLVDEQALVDALREQRIAGAGLDVFVDEPNVPPALRDLNQVALQPHRGSATLQTRLEMGRMVLNNLEACFRGEAPPNRVTGR
- a CDS encoding MFS transporter; the encoded protein is MNSKSAVAASQAGAGIGRHRFLVLALIFVITVINYADRATLSITGTEVLKDLGLDPVMLGMVFSAFAWAYALGQVPGGWLLDRFGARRVYGISLILWSLFTLLQGTVGWLGLAGVSAAVALFSMRFMLGLVESPAFPANSRIVSCWFPTRERGTASALFNSAQYMAVVVFAPLMAWMTHTLSWEQVFIWMGVLGLVLSVVWFRLYHEPHSAPGLSREELDYMREGGALVDLEKERKTAKSKPTRAEVAQLFTSRNLWAVYMGQYCITALTYFFITWFPIYLIKGRGMTIMEAGWVAALPAICGFTGGILGGFVSDYLIRRGVHPSKARKTPFVIGMALSTTLVLANYVDGNAAVIALMTLAFFGKGLAAVGWAVLSDVAPKKMVGLCGGVFNGIGNIAGIVTPLVIGYVVASTGSFHNALWFVAAHGVLGIFAYLLLAKRFERTGQA
- the gabP gene encoding GABA permease; amino-acid sequence: MNTVGSDGNLAQGFKPRHVTMLSIAGIIGAGLFVGSGHAIAVAGPATILSYFVAGTLVVLVMRMLGEMAVAHPDTGSFSTYADQAIGRWAGYTIGWLYWWFWVLVIPIEALAAGHVLNAWFPDIPSWIFALASVLLLAGTNLFSVAKYGEFEFWFAIMKVTAILGFIGLGFAALMGWLPNREVSGLSTLMAEHGGFAPNGWSAVVGAFITVMFSFIGTEAVTIAASESSDPSRNIAKATRSVIWRISTFYILSIFVIISVVPWNDPQLAVVGSYQRALEIMNIPSAGFMVDLVVLVAVTSCMNSSIYIASRMMYSLAKRGDAPAFLNKTSKVGVPRAAVFGSTLIGAAIAILNYFAPKGVFEFLLASSGAIALLVYLVIAISQLRMRRRLERENTELKFRMWLFPYLTWAVIIFIAGALAVMMFTPEHRAEVSSTLGLAIVISFLGIVTSRGHAQAVGVRSMG
- a CDS encoding STAS domain-containing protein, translating into MAALHGGTLEAITTHQAQLLNEWTASLEASGATRNIKEQLLAQETREFLQALINGLQSQSGSDLNAAGWDEARRFLEKLSASRAQLGHDSHQTVYFIFALKGPLFGLLQAHYSANPTQLAEQQWVLSELIDSMGMHTMRTFQRTREAVIKRQQEELLELSTPVVKLWDGVLALPLIGTLDSQRSQTVMESLLQRIVDTGSEIAIIDITGVPTVDTLVAQHLLKTVTAIRLMGADCIISGIRPQIAQTIVHLGLDLGTLTTKANLADALKLALSRMGVSLAEQV
- a CDS encoding STAS domain-containing protein, which produces MERIPILQMGEYLLVTIQVDMYDELAMRLQDDLTDRISSTSARGLLIDISALDMVDSFIGRMIADIASLSRLMDAQVMLVGMQPAVAITLVELGLTLPGVSTALNVERGMQRLSQTVRRT
- a CDS encoding anti-sigma regulatory factor, giving the protein MNAEQSGTLPVRIEQDVVLARQLTRKLAGECGMRLVDLTKLVTAVSELARNTVVYGGGGDMDWQILQEPGRTGLRLVFRDEGPGIPDIKLALTDGWTSGNGLGLGLTGARRLVDEFELDTAPGQGTRVTITRWA